GCGAGGGCCGTCCCTGCCACCTTGTGGAGTTCCACCTCGCCGAGAACACCGCCGTGGTGTTCGTCCTCACCGCGCATGATGCCGAACCCAGCGCGGCTCCGGTCAGCATCGACCGCGCGCTGATCAGGGACGTCACACGGCAATGGTCCCGTGACGGCACCGTTCGGGGAGAGCGGCGTGAGGAATGGCTTCAGCTGACGGCTCCGCCACTGGAACCGCTCGTGGACCGGATTCCCCCCGGCGAACGAATCGTCCTGGTCCCGCACGACGCGCTCCATCGCGTACCGCTCCACGCCGTGCCGCTGCAGGGGACACCACTGGGCATCCGCAACCCGGTCACCTACGCCCCCAGCATCCGTGCTGGAACACATCCGGCAGCGCGCGCACAGTACCGGCGACTCCCTGGTGATCGACACCTCGGGCCACTCCGGTGACCTCGTCTTCGCCTCCGAGCAGGCCCTGAGCGTCACCGAGACGCTGACCGGCGCGGGCCATCGGGTCACCACACTGCCCGCGTCGGATACCGCCCGAAGGCCGCCGGGCCGCCGAGCGGTGCTCGCCGCACTGCGGAGGGTGGACGGGCCTCGCATCCTGCACATCGCCGGACACGGACGGTTCGATCCGCAGCACCCCATGAAGTCCGGCATCCCGCTGGGCCGACAGTCGCTCACCGCACGCGATTTCTCGGAACTGAGGCTGCGCTGTGAGCTGGTGACGGTGGGAACCCGCGAGAGCGGCATGGCGGATCGGCGCCCGAACTCCTCGGCCTCGCACGCGCCCTGGTCATCGCCGCCTGGAGCGACCGGTGAGCTGGGCAACGGAACTCGCCCAGTGGCGACAGCTCGGGAAAGTGTGGCTGCAGGGCTCTCCCGAAGCTGATCGAGGAGCCCGGGAACTGCGCTATCCGGAACGGCCTTGCCCACCCTGCCCCGTGTGCCACCCCACTCAGTCCGGGAACCCGGCCTCGACCCCGTGACATGGTGCCTCCACGCCGACGGCCTCGAACCGGCGCGGCTGGTCGGCGAGTTCGGCGGGTGCCGGCGGTCCGACTACCTCAGCGCCGCGCCCGACGCCGAATACGAGTCCGCGTACGCCCTGCGGCAGCTGGTGACATGGCGAGCCGGTACGCTCAGGAGGCGACGCCCGTGGGCTCGGAGGCGCCCTCGTCGGCACCCGGCGCGGTGGCCTTCTCCTCCGTGGGCGAAACGATCGACGGCCACGGGGAACGGCGGGTGGCCAGGGCGATAGCCACGACGAGGACGAGGGCGAAGGCCAGGCCGGCGAGGGCGAAGCTCAGGGTGTACCGGCTCTCGGTGGGCAATGCGGGAACCCCGGGTGGCAGGTTGTCGATCGTCTGCGAGGCCAGCAGCGAGGTGATCACGGCGCTGCCGATGGCGCTGCCCGCGGAACGGGAGATGGAGTTGATGCCGTTCGCGATGCCGGACTGGTGGGGCGGAACACCCATGACGATCAGGG
The genomic region above belongs to Streptomyces marianii and contains:
- a CDS encoding CHAT domain-containing protein, which gives rise to MIDTSGHSGDLVFASEQALSVTETLTGAGHRVTTLPASDTARRPPGRRAVLAALRRVDGPRILHIAGHGRFDPQHPMKSGIPLGRQSLTARDFSELRLRCELVTVGTRESGMADRRPNSSASHAPWSSPPGATGELGNGTRPVATARESVAAGLSRS